gtCAACCAAtctttttattttggtatttattCTTGTTAACTTTATATCTCAAATTTCAAGCCACTGGGAATCCACACCTATTTCCCAGTTAGTATAGTATCTTATTCATAACTCCATTAAATCAAAAACAACATACAGATTATTCCTAAAGAATAAAGAACAAGCCACGTATTCCCCAATCCCTGTCTCAGTCCACTTTTTCATATCACTATTATTTCGATAATCATTgtgttctttttttattttaatcataatattgatgataaaaaattaaaaaacagtTTCCAGAAAAATTCTCACCGGCTCAAGTTTGCAGAGGACCAAACTCAACGACCAACAATCAGGTCCAAACAGGATTGCAGCTACATGTGCATTATCATCAAGCTAAAAATTCTACAAACTGAAACATTGATGCTTGTAATTGTAGTTCTTTATCCATCACTTTTCAGTGTTAAAATGTAGCAGCAACAGCAAATTCAACAAAAAACATACCCGAACCGCAAAAATTTTTAATACAAAGTATTCAAGACCCATGTAAAGATCTTTTATTTTCATATGAAAAGTTTTAGTGTCAACTGGCAAGAAAACATCAACGATAGAGACTCTCAGATCTCAGGTTCTCTGCAATTTCAGTTTCCCATCGGTCCCCATTGTCAAGTAGCTTCTCCTTGTCATACAGAAGCTCCTGCAACATATGTAAATTTTAAGAAAGGTGATTCCTCTCTAGCAAGTAAATGGTTCATTAACAGTAAAAGTAGGCCAATCATAAAAGAAATGCTAACAACCTCATGAGTCTCTGTTGCAAATTCAAAGTTGGGCCCCTCAACAATTGCATCAACGGGGCAGGCCTCTTGGCAAAATCCACAATAGATGCATTTGGTCATATCAATATCATACCTGCAGAATCAAGACCAATGCACGTGaggggaagaaaaaaaaaagtgtgtgAGTCATGGGGTTGGGGGAAGGGGGACAGAAGAGGAATGAAGTGGAGAGAGAGATTAAGCGCAACTAAACTCCTCACCTAGTTGTCCTACGGCTTCCATCCTCACGTTCCTCAGCCTCTATTGTTATCGCTTGTGCAGGACATATCTGAGAAACAACCAAGCCTCATGAGAAAACCATCACTGAAGGCAATACATAATGAAAGATGATTGCAGTCCACATATATCTAGATTGTACAAAAGCAAAAGACAATAGTTTCTAACTGAAAGATGAGGGGTATCTTGAAATGCCACAATAACACAAATATACAACTTTGACACAAATTAAAATAACCAGATAATTTCGTTATTGGTCAGTATTGCCCCATTAGAATCAGCACTCATCATAGGATGCAGCAGCCCATGGAGTTTCACTACCTtgaacaatttaaaataaaaataaaaataaaaactgtAATATGTTTGAGCCACATACACCTAGAAATGCAAAAGAGGAGAACAGAAAACACAATGTGCACAAAGGTTTACTGCTCAACAATAGCAGCATTCGCAGAAAAATTCAGACATGCAGGGATTGTACAAAATCTAAATTAGGCAATTGTCTGTAAATGTTTTATGGTTGGTCCTAATATTAGCCAAACAAAAACAATAATAAGAATGAtcaatttaatgaaatttgtgGTGATTCAACATAATTTCACTTCGCATGAACTCTGGCAAATTTGATAAAGTCCAATCTAGTAACTGATTGAAATGTGAACTGATGGAACAAATAGCACTTTGCATATTTTACTTTTGGAAATGTTTGTCAGAATACACATATCTCATTTAGATTAAGTGCAACAAAATCTTACAGCTTCACAGAGTTTGCAGGCAATGCAACGTTCCTCTCCAGTTGGATATCGTCGGAGGGCATGCTCACCACGAAACCGGGGGCTCAAAGGACCCTTCTCAAATGGATAATTGATCTGCACAACAGAAGATATTTTTAATATCACAACGCACCAAAATCATGCCCACATAATCCAGATAGCAATTAGGAAGACTTACAGTCACTTTTTTTTCAAAGAAATACTTGAGCGTTAACATCAAACCGCGAACCATTTCAGTGAGAAATAGCGTGTTTATGCTTCTTTCAAAAACTGCAAGTACTCAATAGTATCAGGAACTACTCATCAATTGGCAGAAGAAATGAATATATATAAACCTATGTAAAGTTCTTTCTGCAACTTTTTTGTTATTTACACTAAAATCCCAATTAAATTCAAAAGGCCCAACCAACCAACctgagccaaaaaaaaaaagtaggcggggttttgtatttgtttttcatttcaatataattaggtttatttgaattttaaattgaaCTGACAGATGCACATCTCcatctatatataccttcaagaAAAATGTGTTACCACTCACCAGAACTCCAATCCTTGGAAATCTCCTTTGCAAGCTGCTCTCTTTCTTCATCATCTGTAGTTAGCAAACAAGAAGAAAATACATGAGCCATAAATAAATGAATATTAGCATGAATATGACAGTCCAGGAAAAAGCAAATTCACATCAAAGATAGTGGCATTTCCAGTGGTTGCTATTAATATTTGCAAACATTTTGCTTCAGGCTAGTCTTTGAAGAAGATTATTCCAAAATCATATTCAATCCATGCCCTTCTCTGTTAAAGCTGATAACTGTATAGAGCTTCATATGCCTATCATATAACAACAACATGGctcttaattttttaactttagCTGGCCTATCAAAGAGATATTATATGGCTATCCACTTGATATGATTTATATTCTTAGCAACTTTAGTACAACCttccataattttttttccctaaaaatGTCCACGCAATGTGCCCCCTATCCccaacaaaaaaataaatttaaaaaaaagcgCCAGCCtcactagagagagagagagagagagagagagagacattcATAGCTGAAAAATGTAGAAACTGAATGGAGTAAAGAAAACCTTTCTTGGTGGAATATAAGTGTGCACCAGATCGTAGCGCATATTGGTGTGAGCCCTGCAATGTTTGTCCGGATACAGCCTAAACAAACAGCGTGGAAATATATTAACATTAAGCCAATAACAAAGGACGAGAAAAGGCAATCCACAAAGCATTATGAAAAGTGCCAATTGTAGACAAAAGGGCTAGAACAACAATATTATCCTTATTTTTTATGATGAACTACAACAGTGGCAAAAAAATCAGTTTCCGCAATTGCAATATGCAGGCTACTAACATATTTAGCTTCATAAAGGAAACATGAAAAAGGTCAAACTTAAAAGTTATACCAGTAACGTTAACAAAATCAAAACAGTTATTCCAGCACATACCCATCTTTTCAGAAAACATAACCCAGCAAGAGAACAAAGAAAAATATTTCACCATGCCATCACCCAACACTCTTTCATTACCCACACAATTTCATTATAGCTTTACGCATTTTTTTTCCAAACTACAGGTTTTAGAAAATGACACATAAGAAGTACACCATTTACTTGAAGCAAGAAAGCATCCACTGTTACTATGAAACCTAAAACATCTTATTACAACCAAACAAATTAAAAACAG
The Hevea brasiliensis isolate MT/VB/25A 57/8 chromosome 18, ASM3005281v1, whole genome shotgun sequence genome window above contains:
- the LOC110669160 gene encoding NADH dehydrogenase [ubiquinone] iron-sulfur protein 8, mitochondrial, with product MAAILARKSLSALRARQLAVSGQTLQGSHQYALRSGAHLYSTKKDDEEREQLAKEISKDWSSVFERSINTLFLTEMVRGLMLTLKYFFEKKVTINYPFEKGPLSPRFRGEHALRRYPTGEERCIACKLCEAICPAQAITIEAEEREDGSRRTTRYDIDMTKCIYCGFCQEACPVDAIVEGPNFEFATETHEELLYDKEKLLDNGDRWETEIAENLRSESLYR